Proteins from one Dromiciops gliroides isolate mDroGli1 chromosome 6, mDroGli1.pri, whole genome shotgun sequence genomic window:
- the ALPK1 gene encoding alpha-protein kinase 1, giving the protein MNNQKAVAGLLQECKQALDTLSWAMGKEGKRQYEQCQASLPSELRTLIQEAKEMKWPFVPEKWQYKQDVGPEDKTNLQDVIGARLQELLAYLKASILVQDFMTAAALVFLMDRFLYGLDASGKLLQVAKSLHRLHPTIPIAPQVVIRQARISVNTGKLLKAEYILSSLISNKGATGTWKYNQESDKILVQSVCIQIRGQILQKLGMWYEAAELIWASIIGYLELPQPDKKGIATSLGILADIFISMSKKDYEKFKNNPQITLNLLREFDHHLLSAAAACKLAAAFSQYTPLFVLTAVNIQGTCLLSYINSNDCPPEKKKLYLSEAKEAFEIGLLTKKGTDLVAGKQELHSFIKAAFCLTTVHRSLSGETEAVCVSDKLCREAVGKLYAYSASRGTQDKETLAQEIMSNIEQVKKYLQVQSFHNLDDRSYVPESYKSWIDQPMLHGKVDFKGVLERHSQHHASVCEVFESICRSHRRGEEEIKTGACITSLKTETKSMDTLSTSDDKLLSEKSIDIPSSQKTPQNHGKLQVKEQRKWPQSNAAHVSLDEETETEQPDHLHNRETDVSSNSLNGSQTSSSWSKISGSSFSSSWEEVDDLADDGLVRRETIQEKRLVDTQCSTALTEDLENHDENSDLHVSAPHPPSVKNSKEDCLDASQNQQCKQTPLTPHKTIGTVSDKAILVNREIEIENVQEIRNTESKNGSPFFGHSKVSSCCSPTSIGSTEMISLPSLEESDLFETDVLPEAEGNLRVRNGEEEGVKTTERNKESVFRELTSWVDLEVETTESVEDAALGQHKNTKVSSACSLANNSAVTDTSFTHHWATKKQRKAKGQADESDASTEDKDPEVTSSKVSHWADKNGSHRLNTLGEQTCLMVNNAHSSWANSGRPFPSLCDDTTTEDHGGGNEFGNYRQNSSSSLSGWLNSPDFSNGSSGAGSPLSFLNSSGSSFVSIPGRAKQEVLEARTLEENDFEKLLSGVGHDWLFQRLENTGVFKPRELHQAHNALLLKYSKKSELWTAQETLVYFGDYLVVKKKGKQRNAFWIHLLHQEEILGRYVGKEYKSQKGLWHHFVDVERQMTAQYYVTEFNKRLYEQKIPTQIFYIPSTVLLILEGKTIKGCVSVEPYILGEFVKLSNNTKVVKTEYKATEYGLAYGHFCYEFSNHTNVVVDLQGWVTGNGKGVIYLTDPQIHSLDHKDVTTNFGKRGIYYFFNNQHVECNEICRRLCLTRPSVEHLS; this is encoded by the exons GCATACTTGAAAGCCTCCATCCTGGTCCAGGACTTCATGACAGCGGCTGCTCTCGTGTTCTTGATGGACAGGTTCTTGTATGGACTTGATGCCTCTGGCAAACTCCTGCAGGTCGCCAAAAGTCTACACAGGTTGCATCCAACAATCCCAATTGCCCCCCAGGTGGTCATCCGACAAGCCCGGATCTCAGTCAACACAG GAAAACTGTTGAAAGCTGAATATATCCTAAGCAGCCTTATCAGCAACAAAGGAGCAACAG gcaCATGGAAGTATAACCAGGAAAGTGACAAAATCCTTGTCCAGTCAGTTTGTATACAAATCAGAGGACAAATCCTACAGAAACTAG GAATGTGGTATGAAGCTGCAGAATTAATTTGGGCTTCAATCATTGGGTATTTGGAACTTCCTCAACCAGATAAAAAG ggAATTGCTACATCTCTGGGTATATTAGCAGATATCTTCATTTCTATGAGCAAGAAGGattatgaaaaatttaaaaacaacccTCAAATTACCCTG AACCTTCTCAGAGAGTTTGATCACCATTTActatcagcagcagcagcctgtAAGCTGGCTGCCGCCTTTAGCCAGTACACCCCACTTTTTGTGCTCACAGCTGTG AACATCCAAGGCACATGTTTATTGTCCTATATTAATTCTAATGACTGtcctccagaaaagaaaaagttgtATTTATCTGAAGCCAAAGAGGCCTTTGAAATTGgcctcctcaccaaaaaaggcACTGACCTAGTTGCTGGAAAACAGGAACTTCATAGTTTTATCAAAGCTGCTTTCTGCCTTACCACAGTACACCGGAGCCTCAGTGGGGAGACTGAAGCTGTCTGTGTTTCGGATAAACTTTGTAGAGAAGCAGTGGGGAAACTGTATGCTTATTCTGCTTCAAGGGGGACTCAAGACAAAGAAACACTGGCCCAGGAGATCATGTCTAATATTGAGCAGGTTAAGAAGTATTTGCAAGTCCAAAGTTTCCACAATTTAGATGACAGATCTTATGTCCCAGAAAGTTACAAATCTTGGATTGATCAGCCTATGTTGCATGGCAAAGTGGATTTCAAAGGAGTCCTTGAAAGGCATTCCCAACACCATGCTTCAGTGTGTGAAGTATTTGAAAGTATATGTAGGAGCCacaggaggggggaagaggaaataaaaacagGAGCCTGTATCACATCCTTGAAAACTGAAACCAAAAGCATGGACACCTTGAGTACTAGTGATGACAAATTGTTAAGTGAAAAAAGCATTGATATTCCTTcttcacaaaaaaccccacagaatCATGGGAAGCTCCaagtaaaagaacaaagaaaatggcCCCAGTCAAATGCAGCTCATGTCTCACTTGATGAAGAGACAGAAACTGAACAACCAGACCACCTCCATAATAGGGAAACTGATGTTTCTAGCAACTCTCTGAATGGAAGTCAGACATCTAGCTCTTGGAGCAAGATATCAGGATCCAGCTTTTCTAGTAGCTGGGAGGAAGTAGATGATCTTGCTGATGATGGGCTAGTCAGGAGGGAGACCATTCAAGAAAAAAGACTAGTAGACACTCAGTGTTCTACAGCCCTAACTGAAGACCTGGAGAACCATGATGAAAACAGTGATCTCCATGTTTCAGCGCCTCACCCTCCCTCTGTCAAGAACTCTAAAGAAGACTGTTTGGATGCTTCTCAAAATCAGCAATGTAAGCAAACTCCCTTAACTCCCCACAAGACAATAGGCACAGTCTCTGATAAAGCGATCTTAGTcaacagagaaatagaaatagaaaatgtccAGGAAATCAGAAATACAGAATCCAAAAATGGCTCTCCATTTTTTGGACATTCAAAGGTCTCTTCTTGTTGTTCCCCTACCTCCATCGGGTCTACTGAGATGATCTCATTGCCTTCCCTGGAAGAATCAGACTTGTTTGAGACTGATGTGTTACCCGAAGCTGAAGGGAATCTCAGAGTGAGgaatggagaagaggagggagtaaaaacaactgaaagaaataaagaatccGTGTTTAGAGAACTGACTTCTTGGGTTGATCTAGAAGTAGAAACTACAGAGAGTGTAGAAGATGCTGCCTTGGGCCAACATAAAAATACCAAAGTCTCTTCTGCTTGTTCCTTAGCCAACAATTCCGCTGTAACTGATACTTCTTTCACTCATCACTGGgctacaaagaaacaaagaaaggcaaaagggcaAGCAGATGAGTCAGATGCATCTACAGAGGACAAAGATCCGGAGGTCACTAGTAGTAAAGTGAGCCACTGGGCAGATAAAAATGGGTCTCATAGACTGAATACTTTGGGAGAGCAAACCTGTCTGATGGTGAACAATGCTCATAGCTCCTGGGCAAACAGTGGCAGACCTTTCCCCAGCCTGTGTGATGATACCACCACAGAGGATCATGGTGGGGGGAATGAATTTGGAAACTATAGACAGAATTCTAGCTCCTCCTTATCAGGGTGGCTCAACTCACCTGATTTCTCCAATGGCTCTTCTGGGGCGGGAAGCCCCTTGTCATTTCTGAATTCCAGCGGAAGCTCTTTTGTATCTATACCAGGAAGGGCCAAGCAAGAAGTCCTAGAAGCACGAACCCTGGAGGAAAATGACTTTGAGAAACTCCTGTCAGGAGTAGGGCATGACTGGTTATTCCAGAGACTAGAGAACACAGGAGTTTTTAAGCCCAGGGAACTCCACCAAGCACACA atgctCTTTTGTTAAAATACTCTAAGAAATCAGAATTGTGGACAGCCCAAGAAACTCTTGTGTATTTTGGTGACTACCTGGTTGTaaagaagaaaggcaaacaaaGAAATGCCTTTTGGATACACCTCCTTCATCAGGAAGAAATTTTGGGAAG ATACGTTGGGAAAGAATATAAATCACAAAAAGGACTTTGGCATCACTTCGTCGATGTGGAGAGACAGATGACAGCACAGTACTATGTCACAGAGTTTAACAAAAGACTCTATGAGCAAAAGATCCCAACACAGATCTTCTATATCCCATCCACAGTACTGCTG ATTTTAGAGGGCAAGACAATTAAAGGATGTGTCAGTGTGGAACCTTACATTTTGGGAGAATTTGTTAAACTGTCCAATAACACAAAAGTAGTGAAAACGGAGTACAAAGCCACAGAATATGGATTGGCTTATGGACATTTTTGTTATGAGTTTTCCAATCACACAAATGTTGTGGTTGATTTGCAAG GTTGGGTGACTGGTAATGGAAAAGGGGTCATCTACCTCACGGATCCCCAGATTCATTCTCTTGACCATAAAGATGTGACTACGAACTTTGGGAAAAgaggcatttattatttcttcaataATCAGCACGTGGAGTGTAATGAAATCTGCCGTCGACTTTGTTTGACTAGACCTTCAGTTGAACATCTTAGTTAG